In a genomic window of Apteryx mantelli isolate bAptMan1 chromosome 2, bAptMan1.hap1, whole genome shotgun sequence:
- the THRB gene encoding thyroid hormone receptor beta isoform X1, producing the protein MSGYIPSYLDKDELCVVCGDKATGYHYRCITCEGCKGFFRRTIQKNLHPTYSCKYEGKCVIDKVTRNQCQECRFKKCIFVGMATDYLCPALAACAAPGMFTLRRRGGGNASGWTLCLKKTSCLENSGGLVLDDSKRLAKRKLIEENREKRRREELQKTIGHKPEPTDEEWELIKVVTEAHVATNAQGSHWKQKRKFLPEDIGQAPIVNAPEGGKVDLEAFSQFTKIITPAITRVVDFAKKLPMFCELPCEDQIILLKGCCMEIMSLRAAVRYDPESETLTLNGEMAVTRGQLKNGGLGVVSDAIFDLGMSLSSFNLDDTEVALLQAVLLMSSDRPGLVCVERIEKCQEGFLLAFEHYINYRKHHVAHFWPKLLMKVTDLRMIGACHASRFLHMKVECPTELFPPLFLEVFED; encoded by the exons ggtATATACCCAGTTACTTAGACAAGGATGAGCTATGTGTAGTATGTGGGGACAAAGCCACCGGATATCACTATCGCTGCATCACTTGTGAAGGTTGCAAG GGGTTTTTTAGAAGAACCATTCAGAAAAACCTCCATCCAACCTATTCCTGTAAATATGAAGGAAAATGTGTGATAGACAAAGTAACAAGAAACCAGTGCCAGGAATGTCGCTTCAAAAAATGTATCTTTGTTGGCATGGCAACAGATT ACCTTTGCCCAGCCTTAGCAGCCTGTGCAGCACCAGGAATGTTCACtctcaggaggagaggagggggaaatgcATCTGGATGGACACTTTGCTTGAAAAAAACATCTTGTTTAGAAAATTCTGGAGGAT TGGTGTTGGATGACAGCAAGCGATTGGCAAAGAGGAAGCTAATAGAAGAAAATCGCGAGAAGAGACGTCGTGAGGAGCTGCAGAAAACAATCGGGCACAAACCAGAGCCAACAGACGAGGAATGGGAGCTGATCAAAGTTGTTACTGAAGCACATGTGGCCACCAATGCACAAGGAAGCCactggaagcagaaaaggaaatttcTG CCAGAAGACATTGGACAAGCACCAATAGTCAATGCCCCAGAAGGTGGGAAAGTGGATTTAGAAGCCTTCAGCCAGTTTACAAAAATTATCACACCAGCGATTACAAGAGTGGTGGATTTTGCCAAAAAGTTGCCTATGTTTTGTGAG CTGCCATGTGAAGACCAGATCATCCTTCTGAAAGGCTGCTGTATGGAGATCATGTCACTCCGTGCAGCAGTTCGCTATGACCCTGAGAGTGAGACTTTAACACTAAATGGGGAGATGGCGGTAACAAGGGGCCAGCTGAAAAATGGGGGTCTTGGAGTGGTATCTGATGCCATTTTTGACCTGGGCATGTCTCTCTCATCATTTAATCTGGATGATACCGAGGTTGCCCTTCTTCAGGCTGTTCTGCTCATGTCATCAG ATCGCCCAGGTCTTGTCTGCGTTGAGAGGATAGAAAagtgccaagagggtttcctccTGGCATTCGAACACTACATTAATTACAGAAAACACCACGTTGCACACTTTTGGCCAAAACTGCTGATGAAAGTGACAGACCTGCGGATGATCGGAGCCTGCCACGCCAGCCGCTTCCTGCACATGAAGGTGGAATGCCCAACCGAACTCTTCCCTCCGCTCTTCCTGGAGGTGTTTGAGGATTAG
- the THRB gene encoding thyroid hormone receptor beta isoform X2 — protein sequence MSGYIPSYLDKDELCVVCGDKATGYHYRCITCEGCKGFFRRTIQKNLHPTYSCKYEGKCVIDKVTRNQCQECRFKKCIFVGMATDLVLDDSKRLAKRKLIEENREKRRREELQKTIGHKPEPTDEEWELIKVVTEAHVATNAQGSHWKQKRKFLPEDIGQAPIVNAPEGGKVDLEAFSQFTKIITPAITRVVDFAKKLPMFCELPCEDQIILLKGCCMEIMSLRAAVRYDPESETLTLNGEMAVTRGQLKNGGLGVVSDAIFDLGMSLSSFNLDDTEVALLQAVLLMSSDRPGLVCVERIEKCQEGFLLAFEHYINYRKHHVAHFWPKLLMKVTDLRMIGACHASRFLHMKVECPTELFPPLFLEVFED from the exons ggtATATACCCAGTTACTTAGACAAGGATGAGCTATGTGTAGTATGTGGGGACAAAGCCACCGGATATCACTATCGCTGCATCACTTGTGAAGGTTGCAAG GGGTTTTTTAGAAGAACCATTCAGAAAAACCTCCATCCAACCTATTCCTGTAAATATGAAGGAAAATGTGTGATAGACAAAGTAACAAGAAACCAGTGCCAGGAATGTCGCTTCAAAAAATGTATCTTTGTTGGCATGGCAACAGATT TGGTGTTGGATGACAGCAAGCGATTGGCAAAGAGGAAGCTAATAGAAGAAAATCGCGAGAAGAGACGTCGTGAGGAGCTGCAGAAAACAATCGGGCACAAACCAGAGCCAACAGACGAGGAATGGGAGCTGATCAAAGTTGTTACTGAAGCACATGTGGCCACCAATGCACAAGGAAGCCactggaagcagaaaaggaaatttcTG CCAGAAGACATTGGACAAGCACCAATAGTCAATGCCCCAGAAGGTGGGAAAGTGGATTTAGAAGCCTTCAGCCAGTTTACAAAAATTATCACACCAGCGATTACAAGAGTGGTGGATTTTGCCAAAAAGTTGCCTATGTTTTGTGAG CTGCCATGTGAAGACCAGATCATCCTTCTGAAAGGCTGCTGTATGGAGATCATGTCACTCCGTGCAGCAGTTCGCTATGACCCTGAGAGTGAGACTTTAACACTAAATGGGGAGATGGCGGTAACAAGGGGCCAGCTGAAAAATGGGGGTCTTGGAGTGGTATCTGATGCCATTTTTGACCTGGGCATGTCTCTCTCATCATTTAATCTGGATGATACCGAGGTTGCCCTTCTTCAGGCTGTTCTGCTCATGTCATCAG ATCGCCCAGGTCTTGTCTGCGTTGAGAGGATAGAAAagtgccaagagggtttcctccTGGCATTCGAACACTACATTAATTACAGAAAACACCACGTTGCACACTTTTGGCCAAAACTGCTGATGAAAGTGACAGACCTGCGGATGATCGGAGCCTGCCACGCCAGCCGCTTCCTGCACATGAAGGTGGAATGCCCAACCGAACTCTTCCCTCCGCTCTTCCTGGAGGTGTTTGAGGATTAG
- the THRB gene encoding thyroid hormone receptor beta isoform X3 — translation MATDYLCPALAACAAPGMFTLRRRGGGNASGWTLCLKKTSCLENSGGLVLDDSKRLAKRKLIEENREKRRREELQKTIGHKPEPTDEEWELIKVVTEAHVATNAQGSHWKQKRKFLPEDIGQAPIVNAPEGGKVDLEAFSQFTKIITPAITRVVDFAKKLPMFCELPCEDQIILLKGCCMEIMSLRAAVRYDPESETLTLNGEMAVTRGQLKNGGLGVVSDAIFDLGMSLSSFNLDDTEVALLQAVLLMSSDRPGLVCVERIEKCQEGFLLAFEHYINYRKHHVAHFWPKLLMKVTDLRMIGACHASRFLHMKVECPTELFPPLFLEVFED, via the exons ATGGCAACAGATT ACCTTTGCCCAGCCTTAGCAGCCTGTGCAGCACCAGGAATGTTCACtctcaggaggagaggagggggaaatgcATCTGGATGGACACTTTGCTTGAAAAAAACATCTTGTTTAGAAAATTCTGGAGGAT TGGTGTTGGATGACAGCAAGCGATTGGCAAAGAGGAAGCTAATAGAAGAAAATCGCGAGAAGAGACGTCGTGAGGAGCTGCAGAAAACAATCGGGCACAAACCAGAGCCAACAGACGAGGAATGGGAGCTGATCAAAGTTGTTACTGAAGCACATGTGGCCACCAATGCACAAGGAAGCCactggaagcagaaaaggaaatttcTG CCAGAAGACATTGGACAAGCACCAATAGTCAATGCCCCAGAAGGTGGGAAAGTGGATTTAGAAGCCTTCAGCCAGTTTACAAAAATTATCACACCAGCGATTACAAGAGTGGTGGATTTTGCCAAAAAGTTGCCTATGTTTTGTGAG CTGCCATGTGAAGACCAGATCATCCTTCTGAAAGGCTGCTGTATGGAGATCATGTCACTCCGTGCAGCAGTTCGCTATGACCCTGAGAGTGAGACTTTAACACTAAATGGGGAGATGGCGGTAACAAGGGGCCAGCTGAAAAATGGGGGTCTTGGAGTGGTATCTGATGCCATTTTTGACCTGGGCATGTCTCTCTCATCATTTAATCTGGATGATACCGAGGTTGCCCTTCTTCAGGCTGTTCTGCTCATGTCATCAG ATCGCCCAGGTCTTGTCTGCGTTGAGAGGATAGAAAagtgccaagagggtttcctccTGGCATTCGAACACTACATTAATTACAGAAAACACCACGTTGCACACTTTTGGCCAAAACTGCTGATGAAAGTGACAGACCTGCGGATGATCGGAGCCTGCCACGCCAGCCGCTTCCTGCACATGAAGGTGGAATGCCCAACCGAACTCTTCCCTCCGCTCTTCCTGGAGGTGTTTGAGGATTAG